The following DNA comes from Desulfobaculum xiamenense.
GCGTAGGGCTTGCCGTCCTTCTTCTTCCCGGCCGTGGACCAATCCCAGTACATCTTGGTGGGATTCTCGCGGGCGAACTCGGGGATATGGCAGGCCTGACAGGCCACGCGGTCCGTGTGGTCGTTAGCCTTGTGCCCGGCCCGGTGCGGAGTTGCGCCATGGCAGGACTCGCACATGATCTTGGGCAGCAGGTCGTCCTCAAGCAGGCTCTTGCGCTCCGTGGCGGCGGGGTTGCTGTAGATGCGACCGGCTATGTCGTGAAGCGCCGTGGTGTGGCAGCGTGAGCAGGTGAAATTCTGCCCGTCCACGCCCATATGCACGTCGAGCTTCTTCGTCGGCGTGAACAGCGAGGAATCCAGATCGCCATGCTTCACGCCGTCGCCGCCGCCACCGTAGAAGTGGCAGGTGCCGCAGTTGCGCCGCGAGGGACGCCCCACGCTCTGCGCGACGGCATTGTAATCCGGCGGATAGAACATGTCGTTTCCGCCGAACTTCGTGGGTTCCTTGACGGGATAGCCCGCCATGGTGGGAAATTTCCGGTAGGTTCCCGTCTGCTCGTGACAGACGAGACAATCAACCTTGACGGGGTTCGAGAAATCGAAGGACTTGTCCTTCCATCCGTACCCGGCGTGGCATGATGTGCAACGAGCCTCGTTGCTCTGAATGTTCATTCAGAAATTGTTGATGACGAGGCCGCCCTTTCCGATCTTCAGGGCGGGGTCCTCCAGCGGATCGAGCCACGTCCAGTGGATGGTCTTGTGGAACTGTGCGGCGGCTTCGGTGTGGCAGGTCAGGCAGGCGGCCGTGACCTCCTCCGGGGTCTGGAAGGCCTGCTTGAGCACCTCGTGCTTGGAGTGGTCCGACGTGATCCACAGTGTGTGCTCCCGCGTGGCCTGCCGGGCGAGTGCGCGTCCCGGCGCGGGCCGGGCCTCCTCCTCGACGGCCAGCGCAGGCAGCGCCACCGCCAGCGTCAGCCACGCGACTGCCCAAAGCGCAATCCGACGCGACAAAACGGACGAATGCATGCGTCACCCCCTGTTGTACATCTCCCGATACTCCGGCGGGCACGGAACCGTTTTCCGGCCCGCCGAAGAATTGATCGAGACAGACGAGGCGAACGCGCATCCCGCCCGCTACTGGCAGCAGGTGCCGTCTTCCTCGTGGCTGATCTGCGAGAGCGTGATGGAGTCGAGGATGGAATTCATGGCGTTGGTCGCCTCGATCCACACCGCGCGCACATTGCATGTGGCGGCGCGCTTGCATTTCCCGGAATCGCCCACGCAGTCGGTCAGATTGATACCGCCTTCAAGCAGCCGGACCACCTCGCCCACGGTGATTTCCTCGGGCGCGCGGGTGAGCATGTGCCCGCCCTTGGGTCCGCGCACGCTATCGAGATACCCACCCCGCTTGAGCGGCCGAATGAGCTGTTCCAGATACTTGACCGAAACGCCAAGCCGTCTGGAGATGTCGCTCACGGATACGGGCTGGCCGTTGCCATTGCGCGCGATATCAATCAACATTCTGGTTCCATAGCGGCTACGAGTGGAAAGTTTCATGCCTACGCCCCCCGGCAGAGAAATCGGTCTTTGGTTCACAGGACTGTCCGCAAGCGGACACCCTTTTGCTTGCCGGGAACGTACATCTTTAGCCGAATTTTTCCAACCATTTTCCCCAAATGCAGTAGGAATTGCATCCACCTACGATTTCTAACGGATTTCAGAAATTTCGCTCACCATCCGCACGATACGCTATCCGCCCGCCGACGAGCGCCACTAGCGCGAACACGCCCAGAAGCACCGCCGCCGCCAGATGCCCCCAATCGATCAGCATAACAGTCATCGGCGAAAATGACACGTCCGGCATATTCTTGAGCACGCGCACCACGCCCGTGCCGATGAGTAGCGCAATGCTCGCCGTGCGCAGCCACCCCGTCACCGTGAGCCGCCAACCGCGCTCCAGCGCGAAACGCGTAGCGAAATGGAAGGCCAGCGCGAGGAACACGGCTGCCGCCGCATAGTGCATGGCATGGGTGAACACAAAATCCGCCGTCCAGCCGAAGCCCGGAATATCCGCGATGTAGTAGCGCTTGAAGATCGGCATCTGGGCCATGCCGCTCACGGCCAGCGTCCAGCACGCCAAGAGGTACAGCCACCTCATCCAGCCGCATCCGTCCTTGGGGCACGATCTAGCGGTCATCTCCGCCCCCCCTTGCGCATGGCGCTAACGAAGGTCAACACGCCCGCCGCAACGCCAACCACCGGGGCGGCCAGCACCGCGCGGGCGAGGTGCTCGTCGTTCCCCATCACGTCCTCCACCTCCGCCAGATGCGGGCGTCCCGGCCCCTTGTCGAGCGCGGCGTTCAGTTCCTCAAAGGGCACTGGAAACACGTAGAAAGTATTGGTGCCCCCGTTCTCGCGTTCGCCGTACACGAATCCGCCCATCTCCTCGGCCAACGCATGCGCACGCTCCAGCATGACCGAACGCGGGCCGATCTGCTGCACGTCCTGCGGGCAGGCCTCGATGCAGGCCGGAAGCTCGCCCTGCGCAATGCGATCGTGACAGCGGTCGCACTTGTACATCACGCCGTTTCCGGCAAGGGAGGGCAGCAGGTCGAGATACAGCCCCACCCCGGTCTGCCGCTGGGGAATGGACCACGGGCACACGGTGCGGCACTTGGCTCCGCCGAGGCAGATGTCCGCGTTGATGCGCACGATGCCGTTGGACTCCTTGGCGGCGGCTCCCCACGGGCACAGATTGGCGCAGGGCGGATTCACACAGTGCAGGCAGCGCCGAGGGATGTTGAGTTCGACGGACTCGCCGCCACGCTCCACTGTGGCGGTCTGGATGAACAGCCAGTTGTAGGGCGTCAGTCGGTCATCCACGTCGCGCCGCTCGGACCAGTCCTCGGCCTTGACCCGCTCGGGGTACATGCGCGGAAAGGGTTTCGTCGGCTCCGGGAACTTGTGCGCGTTTGACTCGCGGCAGGCCTCGACGCAGGCCCCGCAACCGATGCACTTGGATATGTCGAGGAGGGTGGCAAGCTCCTCGCCCCGCTGCCCGGCCTGCGCCGTTTCAGGCAGCGTCAGGGCAAGGCCGCCCGCGCCAATGCTCTTCAGAAAATCTCGTCTGTTCACCTTGTGTTCAACCTCTTGCCCCAACGGGCGGTTTTCGATCGAACCCAATTGTTGCAGGGAGCGTCACCAAAGGCAAGCCCACGAGGGAATCGGACGAATGCTGGCGGGAATGGACTAGCGCCCGACCACGGGGCCGCGGCGGGCGGTATTGGCGATAAGCTCCAGATGGCGCGGCAGAAGCCGCTCAAGGCTGTAGCGCTCAAGAGCCACCTCTCGCGCGCCCTTGCGCAGGCGGGCCGCCAATTCGCGGTCTTCGAGCACGCGCACGATGCCCTCGGCAATGGCCGACGGGTCGCGGAAATCCACAAGTAGCGCGCTATGGCCGTTGGTCATGGCCTCGCGCACGGGTTCGGTGTCCGAACCCACAATGCAACACCCACAGGCCATGGACTCGATGGACGACCACGACAGCACGAAGGGCCGCGTCAGGTACACATGCACCGACGAGGCCCGCAGCATGTCGCGGTAGGCCCCGTAGGGCAGCGCCCCCGTGAAGTGGACCCGCTCCATGGGCAGATCGAGCCGCTCCAGCATGATGTCCTTGTACCCGCGCCCGCTCGGGTGTGGCGACCCGTAACAGACGCGATCCGCGCCGACGATGACGGCGTGGGCCTGCGGCCGCTCGCGCAGCACCTTCTCGATAGCAACCATGAACTGCGGGAATCCCCGGTAGGGTTCCATGCCGCGCCCGGCGAAGGTCACGATCTCGTCCACGCCGGAGAGATCGAGCTTCGGCAGACGCATGCGCGCGCCCTCCACCGGGGAAAAGAACGTCGTATCCACGCCGTCGTGCAGCACGGCAATCTTCCCCTGATATTCCGCCGGAAACTGGGACTTCTGCCAGTGGGTGGGCGAGAGCCCCTGCTCGCAGTTCCACAGGTCGTTGAAGATGGCGGCGTTGCGTGTGCGCAGGAGCTTGGGCGGCGGCGCGGCGTCCCCCGCGACGGGCGGAACGTCGTAGAGCGCATCGCTGCCCTGCGGATCGTAGAACCACTCGAAGTAGCACATGAGCGGCACATCGGGCCAGACGTCCTTGAGGTAGAGCGTACTGCCCCAGCCCGAATTGGCATAGATGACATCCGGCGTGAACCCGGCGGACCGCAGCCGATGCCCAAGGCGGTACATGGCCTCGCCCTGCAACACGGCGTCCTGCACGGGTTCGGCGAGGCGATGGACCTTGAACTCCCCGTCATCCGTCACGTAGAGGGCCTTACTCACACCGGGGATGGCCCACTCGTGGCGCGGATTGCGCGTGGCGAACACCACCACGTTGTCCTTCCCGGCACCCAACGCCCGCGCCACGTGCCGCAACTGGGCCGGGAAATTCGGATGGATGAGCAACACGCGCATGTCAGCGTTCCTGCATGGCCTGCCCCATCGACCCGAGGAACGGATCGGTGAGGTATTCGAGAACCGTCCGTTGGCCGGTGTGGATGTAGGCCAGCACCAGCATGCCGGGAATGAGCTTGTACTCGAACTCCCCGTGGCGGAACGAATCGCCATCAGTCTCTATACGTACGGAATAGAAAGTCTGCCCCTCTGGCGTGGTAAAGGTGTCCGGGCTGACCTGCACCACCCGCCCCGGCAGCTTGCCGAACCGCGCGGCGTCCTGCGAGGCCAGCCGTACGATGGCCGACTGCCCCTCCTGCACGTAGCCGATGTCGGAAATAGGCAGATGCGCCTCCACCACGAGCCGGTCACTCGACGGCACGATGTCCACAATGGTCATGCCCGGCTTGACCACACCGCCGATGGTCACAATGTGCAGGGTCTTCACCACCCCTTCCACGGGGGAACGGATGACCGTCCTGCGCAGGCTGTCCTTGTAACGCAAAAGGCGCTGGGTGAATTCCTCCAGCTCCTGCCGCGCCTTGCGCAGTTCCTGCGCGGCGTCTTCGCGGTAGGAGCGTTCGATGCGGGCGAGCTTCTCGCGGGCCTCGGCAAGGGCGGACTCCGCACGCGGCAATGCCGCGCGGTCCTGCTCGATCTTGCTCACAAGCTGCGACTGCTCGCGCAGAAAAGCCAGATGCTTGTAGCGGGTGGTCAGGTTGTCGCGCAGGAGTTCGTCGGACAGGGCAATCTGCTCGCGCACCAGCCGCAGACTCTCGGCGTTGTTCCTGTTGCGGGCGTGGATTTCCTTGATGTCCTGCTCGCGCTGGACCACGTTCTCGCGCTGTTCGGCAAGCTCGCTTTCCAAAAGGCTGCGGCTGGCCGCGAAAAGCCTTTGCGCCTGCTCGGCAAGGTCCGGGTGCTCCTTAGCGAAGCCCTCGGGAAATTCTGGCGCGTTGAGCATACGGGCCTGCGCGTCGAGCCGGGCAACCTCCGCCGTCAGCGAGGTGGTGCGCACGGCCAATTCCTCGACGCTCGCGCCGGTGCTCGTCTCCTCAAGGATGACCAGCGACTGACCGGGGGTCACAGCGTCGCCCTCGCGCACCAAAATCTCGCGCACGATGCCGCCTTCGAGATGCTGGACGCTCTTGAGCTTGGTGCTCGGAATCACCTCGCCCTGCGCCATACTCACGATATCGAGGCGAAACAGCGCGGCCCACACGAGGAAAGCCGCACACCCCGCCGCGCACAGCCATAGAAACATCCGCGCCGCAAGATTGGCCTCATCGCCCGGGCCGCCATTTCCAGCCCGCATGGCATCGGTCAACCGTCCGAGAACCGCGCCCCCACGGGCCGCGGCGTTCCGGGAATTCCCCGCCCCGCCGCTCTCGCCGGGCCTGCCTGTCGCTCGTCCCTCACCCATGCGCCTGCACCCCGCTTCGGGTTCCCTGCCGCGTAGCGTCGCCCACCGCCGTAATGGCGGGCACGGGCTTCACGCCGAGGTCCAGCCGGAAGGCAGGGTCCCTAATGATGTTCGGATCGCTCGAAAGAACCACCAGCGTACGCCCCTGCGCCGCCAGCGCGGTGATGACCGCCACGGCGGCCTTCGCCCCGTCGCCGTCCAGCCCCTCGAAAGGCTCGTCCATGACGACCAGTCGCCCGTCGGTTGCCAACGCCCGGACAAGGGCCATGCGCCGCCGCATGCCGAGCGGAAATCTGCGTCCAGAATCGACGATCTGCGTCTCCAACCCGTCCGGCAGGGCCGCAACGAAACGCCCCAGTCCGCTCTGCTCCACGAACTGGTCAAGGCGCTCCTGCGGAAGATCCGGATTGGCGGAAACGAGGTTGTCGCGCAAGGTCGTATTCAGAAATGTCGGTTCCTGCGGCACGAAAACGAGCTGCTGCCGCCACCACTGCGGCGCGAGCTGGCGCATGTTGATGCCGTCCACGAGAATCTCGCCCCGCGTCGGCTCCACCTGCCCGGCCAAGAGACGAGCCAGTGTCGTCTTGCCCGAACCGTTGGGACCATGGACGACAAGCGCGGCCCCGCCCGGCAGCGACAGGGAGAGCGATTCGAACAGCGGACCGCTGCTTCCCGGATAGGCGAAGGCGACATCGCGAAACTCAATGCGCCCGGCGTAGCGCCGCAGGGCAGTGCCGCCCTCCGGCTCCAGCGGCAGGCGGAAGAATTCGCGAAGTTCGGCTAGGGCCTGCGTCGCACGGGCGAACTGCGCCCCGGTCTGCACGGTCATGGCCGCCTGCCGCAACGCATGCGACACCAGAATATTGGCAACGATGAGCCCCGGAAAATCAAGCTCGCCAAAGACGACCTCCCGCGCGCCAACGGCGTAGACCACCACCCGCACCAAAACGGGAAGCGTCACCGTGGCGTTCATGGCGGAACCGCGCAGCCGCCCAAGCCTGTCGCGCAGCCCGCGCACGGTCTCGCTCTGCTCCTTCCAACGGGCCATGACGAAGGCCCCGCCGCAGAAGGCGCGCACCGTGTCAGCACCGCTTCGCGCCGCACCGACGAGGCTGGCATGCACGGCATTGGCCCGTTGCAACTCGCGCCCGACCCGACGCATGCGGGCGTTGGAAAGCAGTCCGCTCCCAAGGAGCGCGAGCGCCCCAACCAACCCAATGACGCCAACGGCGGGGCTGAAGTGGAACGTCGCCGCAAGAAAGAGCAATGAAAATGGCGCGTCGAGGGCGGACGTCACGTTGGGGGCGTTGTAGGCGGCCTGCACAGCCTGAATGTGCGCCGGAAGCTCGCGCCGAAAGGCGGCCGGAACGCGGTCCAGCGCCGAAGCGCGCGCTCGGGAAAGCATCTGGAAGACGGCCCCGGCCAATTCCGTGTCCGGCTCGGCGCTCACGGCCGTGGCCATGCGCACGCGCACCTGCCGAAACCCCACTTGCAACAGCATGGCCAAGAGCATGCCCACCGACAGCGTGACCAGCGTCCCGTCAAAGCCGGTGTCCGTATACTGGCCAAGGATCATCATCACGAACAGCGGTGAGGCGAAAGACAGGATGTTCACCAGCGCCGTCGCCATCACCAGCCGGATGGTCAGCCGAGGGTTCAAGCCCAGACGCCGCAGGAATTCTCTCATGCCGCGCCTCCCTGATCGGATGCGGTAGCCGTGACAGAGGGCTGCGCCTCGGCGGAAGACGCCACCACACGCACGGGCTTCGCCTCGCCACCCGCGTCCAGATCAAGCACGTAATTCGCCCCACGCACGATATTGCGGTCATGCGAGACGACAAGAATCGAACGCCCCTCGCGGGCAAGGGCGTTGAGCGCCTCGAAGACGGTCCTCATGCCCTGCGCGTCCAACCCTTCCGTCGGCTCGTCGAGCACCACGACGCGCCCGCCGGTCGCCAGCCCACGGGCCAACGCCAGCCGCCGCCGGATGCCGAGGGGCAGATTGCGTCCGCCGCCCTCTATGCGCTCTTCCACGCCCTTCTCGCTGCGGTCGAGGAACTCGCGAAGCCCCGCCGCCGCAATGACCGGCTGCAAGTCGAATTCCGCTGGCGCATCCGTAGCCATGGTCAGATTCTCGCGGATGGTCCCATCCAGAAAAGCGGCTTCCTGCGGCATGTAGCAGAGCTGCCTGCGCCACCACACGAGGTCCGTCCCATCGAGTGGCGAATCGTCCACACGGATGGTCCCTGTCGTGGGCCGCAGCAGGCCGAGCGCCAGCCGCACAAGGGTCGTCTTGCCGGACCCGTTGGAGCCGACAACCACCAGCACCTCGCCGGGATTCAATTCGAAGGAGACAGGCGGAAACACCGGGCGCGCGCCCTCTTCCCACGCGAAGGCTACATCCTCGAATCGCAAACGTCCGGCATAGGCCTCCGGCACGGCCCCGCCCTCGCGCTCGCGCGGGAGGGCGATGAAGGACTCCACACGTCGGCTCGCCTCTGCGGAACGCTCCAGCCGCTCCGCCGCCTGCACGAACAGCGAAACCTTCTGGATGGCGTACGAGGCCAGCATGCTCGCGCCGATGAGGGCTGCGGTGCTCAAATGCCCCTCAACCACGAGCTTCGCGCCCACGGCATACACGCCTACGCGGGCAAAGACGCCCACCCCCTGCGCCACGGACTGGCTACGGCCCGAGACCCCGGCCAGCGCCCGACGCAGGGCGAAGATGCGCCCGTGCTGCTCCTCCCACAGTCTGCGGCAGGTGCGCCCGCCCAGAAACGTCCGCACGGCGTCCACGGCGTGTGACGCGGAACCGATGAGCGCTCGGTTCTCGCGTTCCGCATCGTCCAGCGCGGCCATCGCCTTTCGCGAGGTACCAAGCGAACGCAGCCCGAAGACAAGCGTCAGCGCGGACCCCACAAGCACCACACCCGCCAGCGTGGGACTCAGGAACCACACGGCCAGCGTGAACAGCAGGAAGAACGGCGCATCGAACATGTTGCACACCGAGGCAGGCTCGAAGGCGGCTCGCGCCTTTTCCAGCTCACCAACGATGTCATGCGCGCGTTCGTCCGAGAATCCGTCCAACGCGCTGGCCTGCGCCCGCACAAGGGCCTCGGCGGCGCGCAGAGCGTCGCGGCGTTCGCGGGCGGCGTCCACGCCTGCGGCCAGCGTTTCGCGCACACGGCGCAACGCGAACTGCAAGGCAATGGCGACAAGCGTTCCAAGGGTAAGGATGATGAGCGTACCGTCGAAACCATGCGCCACGTAGCGACGCAGGACGATCATGACGAACACCGTATCGGCAAGCGCGAGAAAATTGAGCAGCAACGTCGCGGTTGCAAGTTCCGCGGCGAGCATGCGGTCACGCCCGAATCGTTTCAGCAGTTCGTTCATCGACGGCCATGGTGTGTTGAGTGCAGGATGTTCGCCCTACAATAGAAAAACCGGCAGGTCATTGCAATGACTGATGACCTGCCGGTTTCGGAAAGCACGTTGCGAACGGCGTGATGCGCTAACGGACGAAGAGGTCGAGTTCCAGCTCGCCCATGGCGTAGAGCAGATTGAACGCCGCGAGGTCCTGATCAACCTCGGCGGAGGTCGCGCCGCTCAGGGCGTTGTTGTGGCTCACTTCGGCGGTGAGCACGTCGAGCAGGGAACGGTTGCCGAGCTTGCGCTCCTTGCGGGCCAGTTCGAGGAATTCGCCCTCGATGTTGGCCTGATTGCGGAACCATTCGGCCTTGGCCCGGGCGGTGAGAAGGTTCTGCCAGTTCACGCGGACCAGCTCCTCGATGAGGCGCTCCTGATCGCGCAGGGTGTTGGTGGCATCGCCTCGGGCGTGGGTCGCGGCCTTGAGGGTCGCCACGTCGCCGCCGCCAGCGTAGAGATTGTAGTTGAACTCGATGCCAGCGCGCTGCTCGATTTTGACCTCGGGCGTGCCGGAATCGTTCTCCTTGCGCCAGTATTCGCCGAAGGCATTGAAGCTCGGGTAGAACATGGAGCGCGCACGCCTGATTTCCTGCTCGGACATGGCGATGTTCTTGTGCAGCATGAGCAGGTTGGGATTGTACTTCACGGCGGCGGCGATGGCGTCGTCCAGCGAGGCGGGGATGAGATCGTAGGGCACGTCCGGGGCGGCGAAATCGCGAATCCTCTCCTCATCCACGTCATGCCCGAACACGGCGCGGAAGCGGTTGCGCGCGTTGACGAGGTCACCCTCGGCCACGACGCGCAGAGCGGCCGCTCCGGCCAGTTGCGACTTGGCCTGCAGCACGTCCGAGGACAGACCGGCCCCCTTCTCAACGAGCGACTCTTCGATGCCCGTCTGCCGCTTGATGTTTTCCTCGGACTGCAACGCGTAGCCCAGCACCTTGCTGAAGCGGATGCAGTTCAGGTAGGCGGTCACGCCCTCCTGAATGAGGCCCTGCCGCACGGCGACACGTTGGACTTCGGACTGTTCCCACGCGGCCTTGTTGGTATCGATGAGGCTGTTGGTGCGCCCAAAGTCCCACAGGAGCTGGGTCGCCCGAAGCTTCTCGATGTTGCGCGTGTAGGAGGTCAATGCCGATCCGCGCTTCTCAATATTCTCCTTGGCCACGTCGCCGGTCAGATCGAGGCGCGGATACCAGCCTGCCTTGGCCTGACGCATGCGGAAGTACGCCGCGTCCTGACGCTCCGTCGCTGCCTGCAAACGCTCGTGTTCGGCCAGCATATCCGGCAGAAGTTCCCCAAGCGTCCTGGCCTGAACATCGACGGCGGCGCACAGGCACAATCCCGCCAATGCCACCGCACAAAGAATGTACCGTTTCAAGGCTACCCCCCACTGCTTCATGCCGTTACCATGCGAAAATACTCATTGTCTTTTGTTATTTTGCGTACAGCAAAATGTCAATACCTCTTGGCAAAAGAGTCGATCAGTCACGGAATATTCCCATCTGGCGGGAACTTTCAAATATACAACAATATCGGATGATTTCATTGAATTCCCGTCAAAAACTCCTATGTGAGAAATTGCGCCGCCGCATACGCGGCTCCCCACAGTCCGGAATCCTCGTTGGCATTCAGCCGGACTGGCATATCCGCCAGCAACGCACCATGCGTTTCGGACGTGCGAAAGGCATCGGCAAAGGCGCGATGCGTCACCAGCACGGGGTTCTTTGCCGCCACCCCGCCGCTCACGTACACGCCGCCAAGCGAAAGCGTGCTAAGCGCGAAATCGCGACAGGCCCGCCCATACAACCGCGCCATCCACTCGATGGTGCGCGAATCCGCCCCCGCCACGGCAGCGACCTCGGCCGCCGACAGGCGCTCACCAGTCAGGAACTCGTGAATCAGCGTAAGCCCCGGCCCGGACACGACCATGTCGCCAATGACCATCCGTCGCCCGGTGCGCTGCCGCACGAACTCCATAAACGCGAATTCCTCCGAATCAACGAAGGGAAACAGCGCATGCCCACCCTCGGTGGGCAGGACAACCCGCCCGCCCCTGCCGTCCGGCACCAGCGCCGCCTTACCAAGCGCCGTTCCCGCACCGATGACGGCCACCACGGCCTGCGGATCGGCATGTCCGGGCAGAATCTCCGTGGCCTCTTCCACCGCCGGAGTCAGACAGGCAAGCGCCTGCGCCGTGAAGTCGTTGATCAGCACGCTGCGGGCGAACAGCCCCGCATCGCGCCCGCCGAGGTCAATGTCCCACGCGATGTTGGGCGGCGTGCAGCGCACGCCCTCACGCACAGGCCCAGCAATGGCGATGCCAACCATGTCCGCGTCCCTGGGGGCGAGGGGAAAGCCGCGCTGCGCCAGTTGCCCCACGAGTTCCGCAAAAGACGTTGCGCAGGTGGTTTCGAGCCACGCGGAGGCCCCCATGCGCAGGGTTCGCCCGTCATCCGTCGTGAACACGGCAAAGCGTCCGTTGGTACCACCGATGTCCGCAGCAAGGATCGTTCGCATATCGACTCGCTCCACATGAAAAGGCGGCCCGAACAGAAGGTCCGGACCGCCGTTGCGTCATCGTGCCGTTGCCGAGCCGCCAAAGGGCAGCATCCGCGAAATCATCCACATGTCATACTCGCCGGGGTTTGGTTCCCACATCACCAGCACGCCGCGCCCGAACTCGCGCACGAGCTGGCGCTCGCGCCCGGAGAGGATGCGCGCCCGGCCCTCCGGGTCCACCGCCGTCACGGCCCGGATTTCCAGATCGCCCGCCGCCACGGCCTGCAACAGGGCGGATTCGAGGGCCGTGTACCCGCCCGCTGGTCCGCCATTGACGTCTCCGGCCACGTAGGTCCTGCCCGTACGGGTCAGCACCGCCGCGCCCCCGCCCTTGCCGCGATTCGGCAGATAGGCCGCGCCGCGCGCGCCGCGCGCGGACTCCAGCAGCGCCGTCATCTCGGCGGCGGAAAGCTCCGGCACAAACCACTTGCGGTAGATGCGGTCGTAGGTGCCGTCGGCATGGATGCGGGCGAGCCCACGCTCCACGGTTTCGCGCAGGTCCGCCTGCCCCTTGTAGAGCGCATAGTAGACGGGCACCGTGGCGAGGGACATGCCCACGGCGCGCAGGTCGGAATAGTGCTCGCGTCCGATGATGTCGAACGTCACGAGATCCGCGCCGAAATAGGCCTCGGTCTCGCCCATGACCAGCGCCTTGAGCGCCGCGTCCCCGCTATCGTAGAGCTTGACGATGACCCCGCCGAATTCCTGAAGCAGGCGCTGATAGAGCGAATCGCGAATGACGGCCACGGTGCGCCCGCGAATGGCCCCCACGTCCGTGATGCCCGAGGACTCCTTGACGAAAAACTTGAGCGCGAGGGTGAAGGTCGGCGTCTGCGGGTAGATGAACAGCCTGTCGCGCAGATGCGTGCGCGTCATGCCCGAGGCGATGTGCGCCACGCCCCCGGCCAGATCGGACTGCGCGCGCTCCCAGTCCTTCATGGGCACATAGCTGATGGTGATGCCCGTCCCCGCGAGGGCGGCATCGAATATCTCGACCTCGAAGCCCATGGGCTTCTGGTTGCGCACGAACGACATGGGGATGAACTCCCTGTCGAACACGAAGACGGCCTTGTCCGCGCAGAAGCCCGTGCCCGTGCCCATGGCGCACACGAGCGCGAGAGCCAGAACGGTCAGGACCATGCGGCGCAGAATATTTGACATGGTGCGGATGACTCCTCGTTGGTGAATGATCGGCAATGCGACAGCCGTACGGATACGTATTCGGCAGACCGGGGCAGAATCTTTAATGTTTTTCGCGGCAACACGTCCCACGAGTCGAACGGTCGCATGCTCGCGAGTGTAACAGACGTGCCCAATCCGGTGAACCCCCGCGCGAGGACGTCAAAAAGCCCCGCTCCGCCGAGGCGGAACGGGGCCATGCGTGCAGGATGACCTCGGCTACTTGCCGTAGGTGATGTCGCTCTCGGGAGCCTCGGCGTCCTTCG
Coding sequences within:
- a CDS encoding 4Fe-4S dicluster domain-containing protein; translation: MNRRDFLKSIGAGGLALTLPETAQAGQRGEELATLLDISKCIGCGACVEACRESNAHKFPEPTKPFPRMYPERVKAEDWSERRDVDDRLTPYNWLFIQTATVERGGESVELNIPRRCLHCVNPPCANLCPWGAAAKESNGIVRINADICLGGAKCRTVCPWSIPQRQTGVGLYLDLLPSLAGNGVMYKCDRCHDRIAQGELPACIEACPQDVQQIGPRSVMLERAHALAEEMGGFVYGERENGGTNTFYVFPVPFEELNAALDKGPGRPHLAEVEDVMGNDEHLARAVLAAPVVGVAAGVLTFVSAMRKGGRR
- a CDS encoding RrF2 family transcriptional regulator; translation: MKLSTRSRYGTRMLIDIARNGNGQPVSVSDISRRLGVSVKYLEQLIRPLKRGGYLDSVRGPKGGHMLTRAPEEITVGEVVRLLEGGINLTDCVGDSGKCKRAATCNVRAVWIEATNAMNSILDSITLSQISHEEDGTCCQ
- a CDS encoding HlyD family type I secretion periplasmic adaptor subunit, with protein sequence MRAGNGGPGDEANLAARMFLWLCAAGCAAFLVWAALFRLDIVSMAQGEVIPSTKLKSVQHLEGGIVREILVREGDAVTPGQSLVILEETSTGASVEELAVRTTSLTAEVARLDAQARMLNAPEFPEGFAKEHPDLAEQAQRLFAASRSLLESELAEQRENVVQREQDIKEIHARNRNNAESLRLVREQIALSDELLRDNLTTRYKHLAFLREQSQLVSKIEQDRAALPRAESALAEAREKLARIERSYREDAAQELRKARQELEEFTQRLLRYKDSLRRTVIRSPVEGVVKTLHIVTIGGVVKPGMTIVDIVPSSDRLVVEAHLPISDIGYVQEGQSAIVRLASQDAARFGKLPGRVVQVSPDTFTTPEGQTFYSVRIETDGDSFRHGEFEYKLIPGMLVLAYIHTGQRTVLEYLTDPFLGSMGQAMQER
- a CDS encoding tetrathionate reductase family octaheme c-type cytochrome; this encodes MHSSVLSRRIALWAVAWLTLAVALPALAVEEEARPAPGRALARQATREHTLWITSDHSKHEVLKQAFQTPEEVTAACLTCHTEAAAQFHKTIHWTWLDPLEDPALKIGKGGLVINNFUMNIQSNEARCTSCHAGYGWKDKSFDFSNPVKVDCLVCHEQTGTYRKFPTMAGYPVKEPTKFGGNDMFYPPDYNAVAQSVGRPSRRNCGTCHFYGGGGDGVKHGDLDSSLFTPTKKLDVHMGVDGQNFTCSRCHTTALHDIAGRIYSNPAATERKSLLEDDLLPKIMCESCHGATPHRAGHKANDHTDRVACQACHIPEFARENPTKMYWDWSTAGKKKDGKPYAEKGPLGLPSYDSKKGSFRWETNVRPEYYWYNGVIESVRASDTIDPSGVVRLSWPEGEYGDPRSRIMPFKVHRGKTPYDKGRNTMVIAHLFGKDDAAYWKTYDWAAAIRSGMAYAGLEYSGEYGFVETEWVFPTTHMVAPKADALRCGQCHSRNGRLANLAGFYMPGRDGNRALDMAGWGLVAVCLIGVGIHGAIRMVTRRRWSNEQAKE
- a CDS encoding FeS-binding protein; this encodes MTARSCPKDGCGWMRWLYLLACWTLAVSGMAQMPIFKRYYIADIPGFGWTADFVFTHAMHYAAAAVFLALAFHFATRFALERGWRLTVTGWLRTASIALLIGTGVVRVLKNMPDVSFSPMTVMLIDWGHLAAAVLLGVFALVALVGGRIAYRADGERNF
- a CDS encoding glycosyltransferase, giving the protein MRVLLIHPNFPAQLRHVARALGAGKDNVVVFATRNPRHEWAIPGVSKALYVTDDGEFKVHRLAEPVQDAVLQGEAMYRLGHRLRSAGFTPDVIYANSGWGSTLYLKDVWPDVPLMCYFEWFYDPQGSDALYDVPPVAGDAAPPPKLLRTRNAAIFNDLWNCEQGLSPTHWQKSQFPAEYQGKIAVLHDGVDTTFFSPVEGARMRLPKLDLSGVDEIVTFAGRGMEPYRGFPQFMVAIEKVLRERPQAHAVIVGADRVCYGSPHPSGRGYKDIMLERLDLPMERVHFTGALPYGAYRDMLRASSVHVYLTRPFVLSWSSIESMACGCCIVGSDTEPVREAMTNGHSALLVDFRDPSAIAEGIVRVLEDRELAARLRKGAREVALERYSLERLLPRHLELIANTARRGPVVGR